aaaaattatgcaaCATTAATCGTAATATGGATAATGTAATGTGAGAACTTAAAAGTTCAACGTGGGATGTGCAACTTTGGTAGTTATTAGTAGTATTATTTTGTATTGacaaatttacatttttccgaaaaattaataaataaaatagttgTTGTTTATAcattttgaaaactaaaaatattaaattgtgtCACTCATAACATTTAGATTTTtaatcacttatatatataatatagtaTTATATAAGTTTGCTCTTCACTCGTTATTTCTTCtctaaaaaaagatttttttttcatcactTCAATATTTTCGCTTTAGGCCCCAAAACCTCTCTACACGGCCCTATTGGATAGCCCATGGACGttgcattttctttttctaaagcCAACAGGGTAGCATAGTGGTGAGTTTGGCCTCTCtgtccctatatatatatgacatgcTTGTGAACTGTATCAAATGTATTCATTTGGTAGTAGACTTTCCACATCTATTTCCAAACAAAATTCTCTCCATTGCGCTCTGCTAGCTCCTCTCAAACAAGTTCCTTAAAGCAAAAGCATTACTCATGGAATGTTTTCTTCAACTTTCATCTCTACTCTTGTAAGTCCATGCAAGTAGCATAAgtgcttttattttttctttaattttcttttcatcCCCAAATATAAACATACACTTAATATATATCCCCAAAGAATAGGATTGTCTCGGGTACACCACCTGTTCggccaattttattttattcttttttggGATGGGACTTTATTCTTTGTGGGATCGATACCCAGTGGCGGATCTTCTTGGGACATATATAGGACTATAGGAGGTTCTCAGCCCTCCTAAAATTTCTGCaacttttcataatttttttttatccaaaTGGCAAATCTGTTTTGGAGGTGCGCACACCAGAATGAGATGGGTATGCAATCAAATGAAGAAGGAAAAGTgaataaaaattgaaactttaaGGGAGATATATGAGAGTAAATAAAAATCAACTGGAGTTGCTAAGATAcggtttcttatttttttcagcATTGGAGCTTGCTCAGTTGGCAGGTTCAGTTTCTTAGCTACAGTGCATGGTTGCTTCTGCAAGCAACTatgctttttggtttcttaagttaaaaaatgatattttcttatttttcattgtcatgtattttctttcgtctttatttatatcattcaataaaattgtttttgctaTAAAAAGCAtaatgtacttttttatttttgtttaaagttaacatgccgatatttaaatttaattgttttaaatattaagtaaaattaaatttaaattaaattcgtattaattctaattaaattatttttaagttgaagtattgatttagtattaaatgttaaatctaaattgagtgaaaaaaaatattattaatttatgttgtatggtgggacacagGTAGGACCCTTCAattagtaatttaagaaaccatgggttggagcaaaatctgcttcagtttcttaggagtttcttaagtctgatgtggcagtacgggcccacaggaatagtgctgaatagtgctgaatagtgtgttagGAAACCAGATAAGAATTttggggttggagttgctctaagaactaagaacttatggttgaagcaaaattgcttgagaattgcttaaacacatggcaatacgggcccacataaatagtgctaagaactaagaaataagaactagcattggagatgctctgaagagtttaatttctatgcactgacggcgtaaagtttatttacaccgtcaacaatcagattttaaggatgtgagaaaatctctctttttatttaattttattaattgacgtggcacatccttgaaatctgattggttgacagtgtaaaaaaactttacactgtcggtgcatcatcctttttctcttcTCAGAATATCAGATATTTTATTGAACCGGTTAAGACACCGGTTCATAATTCAATGATGAAACTATGGTTGAACTTTTGgtcaattaaataaatatttttaaatgcgtatatataaaattatatatatatataatgaaatTAACACAATATGTCTCAGCGCGCCGCAAGGGAATCAATTTTTCAACcttcaatatttaaatttttaacttttattttaagaacaaggtgatggatctacATGCATAAATCataataatgtaaaaaaaagcACATAAAAAGTACGAACCGGTTCAGGTAATTTTTGACCGGTTCTATTGAGTTTGGGTTGGTTCTAGAAAGTTCTCACTTATCCTGGTTATTTGATCGGGCCAAATCAACCAAGATCCTGGTTCTCAGACATATCAGTCAGATTGGCCGTCCGGTTCGGTTCGGTCTTCTAACTCTAGTTATTAAACATACAATGCGATGTGATTTTTCAAAATCTAGCTATACACATAAATCCTAGCAAATGGATAAGGCACTTTGATCAATGgtacaagtttttttttgtcgtTGAGGTACCAGGTTTCTATTCATGTATATACTTTTGAAAAGAATCATTTTGGTCATGTATATGGTTGCTTGGTCATGGTATGGTCATCCTTCCTAAGAGATCTCTTACCACACATGAGGTTACCCGTGAGAAGCTTTCATGTGAAATGAATCAAAAGATTCTAAATTCGAGCGAGCGTACTAGAAGCAATAGACATCTGCATTAATCATATTCAGTTAGTATTGTGACTCGtgcagaaattttttttttcacaacatcaaaattttcaaaatttcaattattTTGTAGGAATATTGTAGAAATACTCCATGCTCCTTTCAAAAATATTACACACTCCTTAACTAGAAAATAGTTTAAATAGCTCTTACCACATGCTAATTGAAAATAGTTTTtgtacaatattttttttataggcaaatgttagctGTTAAtgatgttagtaaattagtcatttcTTAGGGTTCAAACCCTGTACCCTTCACCTTTTATCCCATACTTGAGTTGACATTCGGGGACAATTTTTGTACAATACTACTTCTGTCTCACAAAAAATGTTGTTTGATGTTGTGacatacatttaaaaaaaaaacgctGTGACATAAAAAGTAAGATGACGATTTTTATAGAAGAATGTTAGAAAAATaaccttatttaatttttcaaaaaaatatagaacATAATGTAACAGGGATAGTATAAAGGTAGGATTTGTCTCTAGTTTGGTTTGGTGCCTCGGTGTGAGGTTGTAAGTCAGTTCATGCTCCTATTCAGCAGGATATAGTTAACTTCAACCCTCAAAGTACAGAAGATCACGTGTGCCTAAATACCCGTTCTCTCGTTACTTAACACTTTGTTACATCCACTTACACTATTGTGTTTGTGTGTGCCAAAACATTCACATTAACTCAATGTTAtgttcatcaccaccaccactctcttTTCTCATGATTCTCACTTCAACCCTTTTCAACCGACATGGAAATCTACCCTTTAactaattttctttctttctcatggGAACTTGAGTTTctgaatttttaatttttattgaatgaagCTTGAGCACACATGAGAGCCATATGTAGCCCACACAAACAATGACATGTTGTTTCTGGTGAGAAGCTTTTCTGGGTAGCTTctgagtttcagaattgattctgaagaaaaGGAAGTCGATCAAAACATGCTATTAGTGTACATAAGGGCGTTTCACTAATTTGAACTTTGGTAttggtttctttcttttctagctctttttttagttttggaaatcATCAACTTGGCAGGATTATTGGTTTTTCTGCACAAAACTATTTCTGTTTTGGGTTTTGAATTTAATGCTGATTTTGTTCTGTTTGTGGCTTTTCACTTCTCAAAAATCGAatttttgaatttgataaaGGAAATTATTCCGTGAATCCAAAAGAATATTCTATATTCTATCATTTAATGctgattttctttcttttccttgacAATGATGATCTCCTTGATCATGGGAAGTAAATGTGAGTGATTAAAGGGAAAAATTAGTTGTTGAGCTATGAAAACAATATGGAAGAAAATCAAACGTTTGAACTGAATTTTCCCTTTCAAGTTTTGTGCTAGTACTTCTTTAAGTATTTTATGTTTAAGATTAATTGGGTTAAATTCTCTGGTTTCAGTTATCAAAATCCATAATGAAGCATTGAACTCCAAGAGGAAAAAAAGAGTCACGGCTATTATTACCAGGTTTCTACTACTATTTCACCATCTCTATAAAGCTTGAAGAGCTTGATACAGTGGTGCACTGATCTTTCTGCCTGGAATAATATGGTTGGCTTCGGCAAGAAGTTGAGAGAATCACAAATTGAAGAATGGAAAGGGTAAGTTTATCTGAGCTTAAATCACATGTATCCTCGACTGAGGCAAGTACGTTTAATTCACTGAGACCAGACATTCTTGAAGGTTTTTTTTCTTAGTTATATTTAGTGCCCTTCAgtatatttctttttattttcttttgtaatgttCATGGAGTATTCGATTTTTATACTTGATATGAGAAAATCAGGAAGACACATCCCTTCCACATGGTCCCAAATAAGAGAAAACGGGGAGAGAGAATACTTGACCCAATAGTCTATCATTATTGAAAAAGATGATGAAATGTTACTATGAGATTGTTATATATAGAGCCGCCGAATAGTTCTAATACTTACTATCTAGTATTGTTAACATAATTCTTGAAGGGATTGACATTGCTGCTTCATTTATTGCATACATGTTTCTGAGTGACAATCTGGCTCTGCTACCCTTCAATTATAGATTTCatgctttttcttttgttaagATTGGTCATAATATAATACTTGTACCAGATTGAGAAATGATTGTGTTGATTCAGGTAATGTATGCTTTAACTTTTTACAGATATTACATCAACTATAagttaatgaagaagaaagtcaagAGATATACAGAACAAATAGAGTTTGGAGCTCAAAATCGTCACAATGTTCTCAGAGATTTCTCAATGCTTCTAGACAATCAGGTAATCTCATCTGAATTGAATACCTATTTCTAGTAATTTTTTCTGAATTGAAAGATAAACATCTATCATTGAAGATAAAAAAACTAGTACATGAGAAAACCAAACCAGAACTGACACTACCCTTGAATAATACTTGAATGCATATATCCCCTTTTCTGATATTATCCTAGATTTGTCAATTTCCCTTGTATAGAATCTGTCAATCTGTACATTACTCTTTAGGACACTTCTTTTACAAGAATGCGTGGGAAGAGCCCGAGAGCGCTTTTGTATGTGTTTGGATAAAAGTTGAGTACTATAATCTAAATGAACTTTGTTTCTAATTCATCAGAAGAGTTCCTTCCCCTTTTTACCTACGTGCCAATGTTTGTTTGCCTTTTGGCCAATagatatccaaacatagccCTTTTTGACAAATCTCACTCAAAGTTTTCAAACTTTTGAGCTTAGAAGTGCTTTTAAGCATATTTGATCTAATAACAGCTAATAAAATATAAGGCCTCTTTTCTTGCTCTTGAATTTCAGGTAGAAAAAATTGTCTTGTTTCTGCTTGTACAACAAGGAGTACTTTCACATAGGCTATCCAATATTGGACAAGAGCACCAAACTCTTCTACAGCAGCCAAATAATACAAACATATCTGAACTCCAACAAGCATATCGTGACGTTGGCCAAGATCTTTTAAGGGTCCTTCATTTTGTGGAAATGAATGCTATTGGTCTGAGAAAGATCTTAAAGAAGTTTGATAAACGGTTCGGCTACAAATTCACAGATTACTATATCAAGACGCGCGCAAATCATCCTTATTCCCAGTTAAGGCAGGTTTTCAGGCATGTGGTAATGTCTCTAAATTCTAACCttgtgtaatttttttcttcaagtcATGTATGTATCTTATTAAATGTTACAACACTAAAGTTACAAAAATGTAAGATTGTATCATGCAATAGCTTCTTTTTATATTGTTGGAAGCAATATCATGTAATTGCTTCTCTGCAGGGGATTGGTGCTGTAGTTGGAGTTTTAACTCACAATCTTGCAGACCTTCAGGATTTACAACAGTGTCAAGGAAGCTACATTTCTATATATGACCAGCCTTCTTATGTTCATCAAGTTAGTTcttgattcaaatttatatgcATAACAATGCTAACTCCCTCAAATTCTCCAACTGTTCTTGTGTTTGCTGTAAATAACAATTCGAGGGAAACAAAAAGGAAGCATAGAGTTTGTTTATGAAATTTTGGTTAATAATTATCAATGGGCTTTCACACCATAAGTGTTGAGAAGTCCCGACTAAAGATATGACCCAATAAatgtttataaagggtagaacaaccgtcacctctaagctagcttttgaggtTGAGTCAGGCCTAAACCAAATTTgaaaatggtatcagagcctttatGACCAAGTAGTCTAGAGTTGAATCCTTTTTTCCCCCATTGTtgtaataaaaagttgaatttcaacaCATGGTAGGTTGGTCTGTGTGCATTGTCATGCTTCAAgggggctcttgcgtgagggggctgTCAGAAACATAATATGAAACCATTTATGTGTGCTTTATATCCAATAACTTAAGTTTTTGGGATAGTTGATTAATGAAATAAGCTTGTTTTATAATTCATAATATTAAAGATATTCTTGCAGCACTTGATGACAGTTTCATTCTGACTTATCTTAAAGGATCCTGTTCTTGATTCTATCAAAGTAGCCGTAGGGAGATTATCAAATTCAACAAATTTCCTTCAGTTTCTGGGAAGAGGTGCTCTTATCATGCAAGAGGAACTGCCAACTCCATCTGAAGATCATCTTCTTGATGAGAGATATCACTTCATGTCTCTTCTTTTGAACTTGGCAAACACATTTCTGTATATGGTCAACACTTACATTGTTGTGCCTACAGCAGACAACTACTCTTTGAACCTTGGAGCTGCAGCGAGCGTGTGCGGCGTGGTCATTGGTTCAATGGCTGTTGCGCAGGTGTTCTCTTCGGTTTACTTTAGTGCGTGGTCAAACCGATCATATCTTAGACCACTCATCTTCAGTAGCATTGTTCTTCTAGTTGGAAACATCATGTATGCATTGGCTTATGATATGAACTCAATAGCAGTTCTTCTGGCAGGACGTCTTTTCTGTGGGTAAGCTATTTGTCTTACTCTAACTCCTCAATTTGACATGCTTTCCATATTGGAAGCTAATATTTGCTTCCTAGTTTCTAGATACATCAAAATTTGCAGAGCATTATATGTACTTTTTTTTGGCTTATCTTATTAAGAAAGCTTAGCTACTTCAGATTCTGGTATATTTTTATCATCACCTAGTGGAGCATAGACTTAAAAAGAATCAACTGTGTACGTATGATGTATGTGCATAGATATAGCATTGAACACAATGGATTAATATAAACATTTATGAAATCAGTTATGTTCTAAATGAAAATAAACATTGGTAACTAAGATATTCTTATAATCCGGGTTAGGACTTACGCAACCCTATATTATATGCGAGGATTGCTCTACCTTATATAAGGATTTATTTAgacatatctctagtcaatgtaagacttctcaacacactccCTCTAGCCTATGACTGGACATTTTGAGCGTGTAGTTTGTAGCAGGACTGACATCTGCGATTGACCAATTTATGGGTGGTCTCCAATAATCGGATCTAGGATAGTCTCTAATACCATCTTAGCATTCAAATATATTCTAGTATCTGGTCTTTTTACCTAACTATGTTTCTTGTGTAAGAATAAAAAAATGCTATCATCCTCTTTCTTGACTAACCGCCTAAAAAGTATATAAAGGTGTGACTCAAAAGGGAGTTTCTTGCAGTTAGATTAGTTGAGTATAGTATACTATGTATGCATCTGATATTCCGTATCAGAGAAATAAACTTAGATCTACAAAGAAAACATAGATGCATATAAGGACATATTTGTTTGGAAAAGGAATTGCTAATTTTTGTTAACTTGACTTTGTTGATGTGGtcaatatattgatattgaccTTTTCAGGTTAGGCTCTGCAAGGGCCGTTAATAGGCGCTATATCAGTGACTGTGTGCCATTGAAACTTCGGATGCAAGCTTCAGCGGGTTTTGTTAGTGCAAGTGCTCTGGGAATGGCTTGTGGTCCAGCTCTTGCTTGTTTGTTACAGACTAATTTTAAGATTTACAAGTTCACCATGAATCAAGACACTCTACCTGGATGGGTAATGGCTTTTGCATGGCTTGTTTATCTATTGTGGTTGTGGACTTGTTTCCAGGAACCGTCTCGCGAGAATGAAGGAAATTATGTGCCATATCGTGCACAAACTGGTATGTCAGCAATGTTTCTTGTACTCTTTTACTTACACGGATGTCACTAATTAAGAATGCAATATGCTTATGTTGTTTTATATTTCATTcttaattagattttttgcattTGGTCTAAATGAATAGGACAAGCAGTGCATATTGCAGTTGAGAATGGGCATACACAACCTTTACTTATGAATTTAGAAGCAAAGGAGAAGGATGAAGAcagagaagaaggagaagaagaatatgATGATGCTAAAGAATCTCAGAAGCCTGTTACTTCTATTGTGATGGCATTTAAGTTACTCACCCCATCGGTAAAGGTGAGAAACTCGTGATGACTTTTATGCAAATCTTTGAGAGTTTATGTAAATAGTTTCTAACGTATTTATAAGCCGTTTTGAGAATATTTTCATAAGCTTCCAAGATTAACTTATTAATATGGGTTTAAATTTCCTATAACATATTTTGAGCTTATTCCAATAAGCTTCTTAAACTCACCCTGACTAAGTGCTTATTGCCATACTGTTTACTCAAATTCACCCAAAATACACATTCAAGAATAGTAACTTGAATTGCTGAGTTTGAATTTACAAGGGATAAATATAGTTTCATTTAGATGATGTGATACACTAATAGTAAGAGATTTGGAATTTCAGTTAAAGGGTAAGCCTCAGTCAGATTTGTGAAAATATATTTATAGACTGTGATTCCGTGAAAgaacaaatttaaattttttcttcatatctgttttttctttttgaacctTCTTCAAAATGAACATGAAAAAGTAGTCCTGTTAGTTATAATAGTATGAAGTATGACTCAATGTTTTGCACTAACTGTGGATATTTTTATCAGGTTCAATTATTTGTGTATTTTATGCTCAAGTATGCAATGGAGATCATACTTGCTGAATCAAGCCTTATTACCGAATACTATTTCGTTTGGTCAACCAGCAAAGTAGCCATTTTCCTTGCATGCCTTGGTCTTACTGTGCTTCCTGTAAATATCATTGTAGGAAACTACATCAGCAACATGTTTGAAGAAAGGTAGACCTTCAACTAATATcttaaaagtaaaaattaatttgtaatACTCAGTATTTATGTTTTATGGCTAGAGGGACCGTTAAGAATGAACCATATTCCATTTAAAGTATACCAGACCTTTATTACACACACGAGCGCACACACACAGGCATATATGTTTGTGCTCGGCCTAACTCATCTCCAAAACCTAACTCATAATGTGAGGATTGCCAAAGCCTTTATAACTTCAGTCATGTCTCTAGTTGATGTGAGATCTTAACACACTCCTTTTATGCCATGGTTGAACATTTGGAGCGTGGAGTTTGTAAAACTGACTGCAATGAAGGTGGAAATTCAGGGGATGATCACAATGAAAGCCGAATTTTGGGTTCAATATTAGATCTAAAATAGACTCTGATATCGAGTTGGAAATGATGAAAACTTGGAGTTATTTATGAATCATTCATGTCaagaaccaattatcccaaaaactTAAGCTATTGAGTAAAAGACTTTGAATGAttctatattatatttctaacacgccccctcacgcaagagctcaCTTGGGCTTAAAGCGTTGACAATACACAACCCACCTGACATTCCACTTTTTATATTAGAAGAATTTGTGGCGGCAAatatcgaactctagaccactaGTCATAGAGACTTTGATATCATGTCaagaaccaattatcccaaaagaaAATACCCATGTCTTAAAAGTTAGCTGCTAAACTAATGATACAATAATAACTTCCAATTTAGACTTTATAACAGCAAAAAAATTGTACTAAATTCCTAGGGATCCTCAAAATATCCACTGTGAACAGTTATTTAGTCTTTAATCCTCAAGCTCtaggatttgatttttattaagaAATCTTTTAAGTTGCTCATAGGTTGATGCACATTTTAGAAATAGACTTTGAGCCTTTAGATACAGGCTTATTTGTAGCTTGTATACTAGAAAAACACTAAATAAACTCCAATAAGTGCTAtttggtttgcatccaaacGGGTTCTTTGCACCACATTTATAATTTGTCCATTTTAGAAATCTTTCCTCTTTCTCTATTATTATCTGATCCATAAGATCTTTCTTTTCTGATGTGTTTGTACTTGCAGGCAAGTTCTACTGACATCAGAAATCATGGTTTGCATTGGACTACTCCTAAGCTTCCATACAATAATCCCTTATTCAGCAACTCAATATGTAGGATCAGCCCTTATCACATTTGTGTTTGCTGAAGTTCTTGAAGGTAATTTATTCTCATACTATATagtaataaataaaacaaacatgGATAGAAGAATTCAGACAACTTTGCATCATCACCAGATAAAAACAACACTGCTTAAACTAATCTGATGACTATGAACAGGTACATAGTTTGTAACCACCATGCAATAAGTATTGGTTATGTTGTGGTATGAGGGTATATCTCAGGGTTATGGTATGAGAGGGGCATGGTCATGGGCATATTTTTAAAACCACATTGGATGAGGAGCAAACCATATTAGTGaaggacaccacatctttcacccaaaaccttaaggcaatgggtgtatgAGTTCTTTCACTAACAAACTATTTATCACACCCATTTTTATTCAATGTTAgacttctttattttttatttttatttcttgatcACATTTTAAGAATTCCTAACATATTGCACAAACAAAGTCTACCAATCTTTCGTGTACTCTTCAATGTTACTAGTTCCGGTACCTAGACCAAAtgatacaatacaagcacaagTTCCTAGATTCATGGAGATATAGAACAACGTATAAGTTATCTTGCTTGCAGATCCACCATGTGAGTCTCcaacaattttttaaataattacatATCCGATTTGACCTATAAACAGCTTGGTGGTTTCTTATTGAGGATAAAAAAAGGGAACAAATGGATTGTTTTACAAGTTAACTGATAATTTATATTGTCACTCATTGGCCATAAGTTAATAGTCTACTTTAAGTGATAATCTTTCAGGTTGATGCCTTTTCTTCCCATATGAGAAAGTTTTGGATCcatttttttgcttcatcatcCTTCGCTAGATAATGACATGCTTTGATATTTAATTTGTTTCTCATCTTTTTCTGaaatctgaagaagaaattTGCTTCTTGAACATGGCTTCATATTTTGTTTGCTTGATCAATCCAGGAGTGAACCTTTCACTTCTATCAAAAGTTATGTCGTCAAGGCTTTCTCGGGGAACCTTTAATGGAGGATTACTGTCAACAGAAGCAGGAACTCTAGCACGAGTAATCGCAGATGCAACGATAACAATCGCGGGGTATCTGAGTGAAAGTAAACTCCTGAATGCCACCTTACTCCCTGCACTCCTCATCTGCATCTCATCCATTCTTGCTACCTGCTACACCTACAACTCTCTCTATTAGTTTAATAGTTGTTAACCTTAAGAATCTGAAAATGTATATATTAATGGGACAAATATTTGCTCAATTTCTTAGGAGAATATGATGTAGCTTTTAGTGGTTTTATTGGTGTCGGTTACATGTTTAGGAGTAAGTAGCTGCACTTCCTAGTTCAGGCATTTATGCGATAGTTTTTGCTCTATGAGCTGCTTCTTGTTGAGAAAAATAAGTGTCAGGTTTCAAAGCAATAAAAGTTCAGTTTTTGTTGCTTCTCTTATTTTGTTTTATCTTCCTTTATATAGTTATAAAACACTGCTCATTGATCAGTTATCAGAATTGAAAATGTTGTATTAGCCAGTGTCAGCAGATACCTAAATGAGGTATAATCTCTCTGGATAATGTAGGAAGAAGATCTTCTTTTCCAAATAACCTTCTTCCCTTGAAGTTGATATATTTTAAACAGAAAATTCACTTAGAATTCAGGTTGGGCCTAACTCTATCCCAAAATCTAGCTCATAGGTGATGATTTTCCTCTTATTTATGAGGACCTTTTTAGCCAGACACTGCCACAAAGCTCAAAAGAACTTGATTTTAAGAAGAAAgcatgaaagaaagaaaatttatGGAATTGTTGGTCAAAAGAGAATGTTAAACTACATGATGATGACCCAAATATGCCACATGGGTTATATGTATAGCACAACAAATCTCTATAAAACAAGGTTAAATCTGAATGTTCTTCCCATAACATTAAAAACATCATTTGTATATTCTGATTCACCAGAGCATGAGGGAAAAACACCTTAAAAAGTTGAACACCGAGCATAAATCGTTCAAAAGTCTATAAACGTTCAAATGATAGAAATATGAAGACATTGTTCTCTTGAGAAAAGCAAACAAGGTTTCAAACCGCTCTAGAGCAAGCTAGATCGTTGGTTATGTCCTTCACCATAGTACCCACAATACTTtgtgcttattaaaaaaaaaacccacaatACTTTGTCTTCTTCTCTTGAGAAACAAGTACTCCATCCTAAAAATCAAGAGTAAGATAACATAGTAACTATATTATATAATAGCCCATGCTTGCCAACAATGTCATATGTCAAATTATTTGTAACTAGTAAAGCTCATTTTCCTCCAAAAATCTCATTCTCCACTTTATGGTAAGTTTCACACTCGAACTCATTCTTGTCATTTTTAGCAGATTTCAATGTGTTCtcaatttaattttcatttacaATCCATCATTAACTAACGTTTTAGACATTGTTAAATGGGAAACTCGAAATGACTCACCTGTCTCTCTTTCCTAACTACTTATGTTTAACATTTAATACTTCTATTATTATTGCTTGATGCGTTTACTATGCATGCAAACTTTTATTTAGTTGTTGTTTGATACTAAATTTCATTCTAAATCCACAACACCGCGAGGGTTATAGTAATTGTTAAAAGCTGAGAAAATGCAGCTCACACTGAGTATAGTACCACCCTGCAACTAATAGGAATATCACGGTTCAAACATGTGTG
This is a stretch of genomic DNA from Lotus japonicus ecotype B-129 chromosome 1, LjGifu_v1.2. It encodes these proteins:
- the LOC130728217 gene encoding SPX domain-containing membrane protein At4g22990-like, which gives rise to MVGFGKKLRESQIEEWKGYYINYKLMKKKVKRYTEQIEFGAQNRHNVLRDFSMLLDNQVEKIVLFLLVQQGVLSHRLSNIGQEHQTLLQQPNNTNISELQQAYRDVGQDLLRVLHFVEMNAIGLRKILKKFDKRFGYKFTDYYIKTRANHPYSQLRQVFRHVGIGAVVGVLTHNLADLQDLQQCQGSYISIYDQPSYVHQDPVLDSIKVAVGRLSNSTNFLQFLGRGALIMQEELPTPSEDHLLDERYHFMSLLLNLANTFLYMVNTYIVVPTADNYSLNLGAAASVCGVVIGSMAVAQVFSSVYFSAWSNRSYLRPLIFSSIVLLVGNIMYALAYDMNSIAVLLAGRLFCGLGSARAVNRRYISDCVPLKLRMQASAGFVSASALGMACGPALACLLQTNFKIYKFTMNQDTLPGWVMAFAWLVYLLWLWTCFQEPSRENEGNYVPYRAQTGQAVHIAVENGHTQPLLMNLEAKEKDEDREEGEEEYDDAKESQKPVTSIVMAFKLLTPSVKVQLFVYFMLKYAMEIILAESSLITEYYFVWSTSKVAIFLACLGLTVLPVNIIVGNYISNMFEERQVLLTSEIMVCIGLLLSFHTIIPYSATQYVGSALITFVFAEVLEGVNLSLLSKVMSSRLSRGTFNGGLLSTEAGTLARVIADATITIAGYLSESKLLNATLLPALLICISSILATCYTYNSLY